The proteins below come from a single Drosophila kikkawai strain 14028-0561.14 chromosome 3R, DkikHiC1v2, whole genome shotgun sequence genomic window:
- the Decay gene encoding caspase-1 — protein sequence MDDTDFSLFGDKKKHKKDKADATLNAKTPTSEADLKRIITSIPTFDDTYENCQRAGIALILNHKDVKGQKQRVGTERDRDDMRTSLKGYGFDVRVYDDLTFAEINDKLKEVAREDHSLNDCFVLAVMSHGTEGKVYAKDMSYPVERLWNPFLGDNCKTLKNKPKIFFIQACRGENLEKAVEYSSFAVMTRELAPAAPAAVQPITYAIPSTADMLVFYSTFDKFFSFRNVDDGSWFIQSLCRELDIAAVNDASRTEGAELLRLLTAVNRKVAYEYQSNTKNEALNQMKEMPNFMSTLTKTFHLRVKPLS from the exons ATGGACGACACAGACTTCTCGCTCTTCGGAGACAAGAAGAAGCACAAGAAGGACAAGGCCGATGCCACGCTGAACGCCAAGACACCCACCTCGGAGGCGGATCTAAAGCGGATCATTACCTCGATTCCCACCTTCGACGATACCTACGAGAACTGCCAGCGGGCGGGCATCGCTCTGATCCTAAATCACAAAGATGTCAAGGGCCAAAAGCAGCGTGTGGGCACGGAGCGGGACCGGGATGATATGAGGACCTCGCTCAAGGGATACGGCTTCGATGTGCGGGTCTATGATGACCTAACGTTTGCTGAAATCAACGACAAGCTCAAGGAGG tTGCCCGCGAGGATCACAGTCTGAACGATTGCTTTGTGCTGGCAGTGATGTCCCATGGAACGGAGGGCAAGGTCTACGCCAAGGACATGTCGTATCCTGTGGAGCGCCTGTGGAATCCCTTCCTTGGTGACAACTGCAAAACGCTGAAGAACAAGCCAAAGATCTTCTTTATCCAGGCTTGCCGCGGCGAGAATCTGGAGAAGGCGGTGGAGTACTCCAGCTTCGCTGTAATGACCAGGGAACTGGCTCCCGCCGCCCCTGCCGCTGTTCAGCCCATCACCTATGCCATTCCCAGCACGGCGGACATGCTCGTCTTCTATTCCACCTTCGACA AATTCTTTTCGTTCCGCAATGTGGACGATGGCTCCTGGTTCATCCAGAGTCTCTGCCGAGAGCTGGACATTGCCGCCGTGAACGATGCCTCTCGCACGGAAGGCGCCGAGCTGCTCCGCCTGCTGACAGCCGTTAACCGGAAGGTGGCCTATGAGTACCAGTCAAATACCAAGAACGAGGCCCTCAACCAGATGAAGGAGATGCCCAACTTCATGTCCACACTAACCAAGACCTTCCACCTCCGCGTGAAGCCCTTGTCCTGA
- the LOC108077847 gene encoding acyl-CoA Delta-9 desaturase-like, translated as MTATTVNATGVLFEADAEALDQDVSQKKYTDGRKLQLVWRNIVLFALVHLFSLYGVWLLFTEATWTTFLAFPVSVAFSIVGISGGAHRLYAHRTFKAKVPLQLILLFLDTFAFQDAVYYWARDHRVHHKYTETDADPYNSERGWFFSHIGWLCVRKHPDVVAKGKEIDLSDLKQDRLVMFQKKYFLVLMPLICFVMPTVLPMYCWGESLKVSWHVLALLRWCLNLNIIWLVNSSAHMFGMRPYDKKISPTDERFLMFLRMGEGYHNYHHVFPWDYKSAELGPYSRDFTTRFINFFAWLGWAYDLKSVSPDMVRRRVLRTGDGSHPVWGWGDKDLQKEDVVDSTITHQRKITAGS; from the coding sequence ATGACTGCGACCACAGTGAACGCCACTGGAGTGCTCTTCGAGGCGGATGCGGAGGCTTTGGATCAGGATGTGAGCCAGAAGAAGTACACCGACGGCAGGAAGTTGCAGTTGGTGTGGCGCAACATCGTGCTCTTTGCGTTGGTTCATTTGTTCTCCTTGTACGGCGTGTGGCTGCTATTCACGGAGGCCACATGGACTACGTTTCTGGCATTTCCGGTATCTGTGGCCTTCTCGATCGTCGGCATTTCCGGCGGTGCCCATCGCCTGTACGCGCATCGAACTTTTAAGGCTAAAGTGCCCCTCCAGTTGATCCTCCTGTTCCTCGACACGTTCGCCTTTCAGGATGCGGTCTACTATTGGGCGCGCGACCACCGAGTGCACCACAAGTACACGGAGACGGACGCAGATCCCTACAACTCGGAGCGCGGATGGTTTTTCTCGCACATAGGGTGGCTGTGCGTCCGGAAGCACCCGGATGTGGTGGCCAAGGGTAAAGAGATCGACCTCTCCGATTTAAAGCAAGACCGCCTCGTTATGTTCCAGAAGAAGTACTTCCTCGTGCTGATGCCGCTCATATGCTTCGTGATGCCCACTGTCCTGCCCATGTACTGCTGGGGCGAGTCGCTGAAAGTATCCTGGCATGTCCTGGCCCTGCTCCGCTGGTGCCTCAACCTTAACATTATCTGGTTGGTGAATAGCTCGGCTCACATGTTCGGCATGCGGCCATATGACAAGAAGATCAGCCCCACGGATGAGAGATTCCTCATGTTTTTGCGCATGGGCGAGGGCTATCACAACTACCACCACGTCTTCCCGTGGGATTACAAGAGCGCCGAGCTGGGTCCGTACTCTCGGGACTTCACCACGCGCTTCATCAACTTTTTCGCCTGGCTGGGATGGGCCTACGACCTGAAGAGTGTGTCACCCGATATGGTCCGCCGGCGAGTGTTGCGAACGGGAGACGGATCCCATCCCGTGTGGGGTTGGGGCGACAAGGATCTGCAAAAAGAGGACGTGGTCGACAGCACCATAACCCATCAGCGAAAAATTACGGCCGGAAGCTAG
- the Cad89D gene encoding cadherin-89D, protein MAYTSFSWVLAVAVCGLLAAVGQAAKTGQVQGHSGSCAFHTMDGVAAESEGVRFIRLREDAQVGKEILRLQAFPRSTASLKGADASGDHKYFNLTEYNSTMLVVTLARSLERLVDRDVPRNLLKFRILCAGKQEKIEEGSYLSITVYIEDVNDNAPEFLNVPYVVDVDENTSIESIVFEGVQAFDRDKPNTPNSEVHFSMSTVPEQLSADGSPYFALKSPHRPLLILKRELDFDNGIRQFKLPIFAWDRGTPANQANTTITINVRDVDDLPPKFTEGVYRTRLNEFYPMTGVPIRIPLYFAPPIMAFDQDSLNASLVYDIISGNERQLFRVNPHNGVMYLQKEIDLEEESLPGNTFVLQLEARQKDNPLKKALARIEVEVLDLNDNVPEFEADFYNISIVENLPTGFSVLQVNAVDRDQGENSEFLYNLVETKDAAGAFRIDSRTGWITVRDDRLLDREQRRSIQLNVEALERNPSYLDDKHLKVPGPSKVQVEITLLDTNDNTPKFEHGNLYEFKVPITAPTGYVIGQVAANDPDEGPNGKLLYELQRPKGSGYIPFRLDNKNGTIYVGGPLRRGRIAVFVEASDQPTNPSERRFSLAVITIEVYATIDDQAIDFVGAPYEFWVGANTPLGTSVGQVRTTLIYDDEDEIMYDLLHTYSEGVPFAIEERSGIITVIRELSEFKRKVYHFEAVANYLFANSSQSLIMSRSSSPLTTISAPAELSDEGVLITNLTIRIVNKPEQKVPLRPVIEEINMNVINFHVEENVVGGIIGQLLYKNGLNLVNNELGSFREMPASEGTTSRNLTMGSRFRSRNRSRSSKSKRRLPRRLAGDTNLKLRYIIANQQEVVNKISITEDGTLLTLIGLDREQQASYELTVIVEYSTGLVSGAGIYQVNIKVDDVNDNAPKFNALTYVGLINENCAVGTELSMNHAILIQDGDEGVNAEFRVQLQGDYSEEFSIEYVNVSSALAGNSSHHKMSSTTGAFNIFNLTDQWNDEFKYQELHTTFMQTNFKLSSGPYFRITYTGKRGLDREKQQLYNLKIIAADSGGLSGYAHLTILVADVNDNPPMFERISVFKDSRLEIREYTTDMEIYFVESSSGLAAPVATAAMMLAPPPYHIPGSPRLHPEHRERSVGGSVALGVVARAKSRRRMVRATTVKCPLFAIYEDTPVGTKLLQLSASDEDFGKNAQLHYEVRGEQVERTPGMPLLRVQGVRYFAVDKLTGEVSVNYPLAANIEIWLNLTVTDIDGLKDSTCLRFTVMDVNNHAPTFKKSWYSFDTPEGEYKDSVLGQLMAIDMDFGENANITYTLSDLQLPFSIKPASGVLKISGQLDRELKDKFSFQVIARDNAPLMQRMSSSVDVEVNVLDINDNRPEFIGYDDQTKAVKYIPNVADRTMMLPVYKAYLDRGTQPGTFVRQLTAIDKDNVGNGNGLVLYSIRHQEMQAPLFQIDSRDGTISTVSRINGYNDYEHLNVSVIASDVGSPALSATAVVIVNLQGQAVTDPPKPTPKPEPPANVTIFQHAYYEVKLVENNEAPIEVMRLNLTTGLNPENYRWSLWLEEGLDETDAHPPFEYDAKNMLLYALKPFDREHIARYQLRIRADRLSREARNFARVSYPVVDERIEGLSPNECRILVHITDENDNAPKFRGNGQPIVAVLPQSASFGYPVTRVVATDLDEGLNAEIRYRLLNEPTRLFGIDELSGNIRLLGDLPRDERIYGFDVKATDRSGADDGRSGIVNVFVYIIDESKQVRLVVAGVPVEVERRIDGLMEALSDAIGKDVRVRLLEPYSGGLEAATNAYIYAVDPHTNSIMEMEQLQDSLAGLQLDALQLQQQKLDGSKPMPRIIELAEFGQSPRPTHASAASFMGGLEFVTVVLLALVTLGALIAACCYLCLRQKRRLWSQRDFSASDAGLTYTIADIGSGRGQKQRRQRQQRHTQRCSKGSSTGSQRPTSAFMPESVCSSAQTQSTATATEKLEQQLHHHHQQQALATQQQHHQYLNEQQRQQQQQREYIDVPLPKSIAKAAAAAVAAAGGAGGAGDGTVGVGGTPFVLKYNACQPVTNLNNYETSLFSLHSTGQDSGVEFLSSRELYETSPDSFQHSGSKRSKNPEVLCPRHAKAHLELRQHPPNTDSSDTYEDSLKTDEPLVAHNCREHRQHPQNHHPHYQNTRFEKRSCVRHSFSGVKDDLMQHSPQISLRPRGHALRNSMNDLEQRLHNLEQSFRRPLEFSKSNSLF, encoded by the exons atggcataTACAAGCTTTTCCTGGGTTCTGGCCGTAGCCGTTTGTGGCCTGCTCGCTGCAGTAGGCCAAGCTGCAAAAACGGGACAAGTGCAAG GCCACTCCGGCAGCTGTGCGTTTCACACGATGGATGGCGTCGCCGCGGAAAGCGAAGGTGTGCGCTTCATCCGGCTGCGCGAAGACGCCCAGGTGGGCAAGGAGATCCTCCGTCTGCAGGCCTTTCCACGCTCCACGGCCTCTCTGAAGGGGGCAGATGCCAGTGGCGATCACAAGTACTTTAACCTGACTGAGTACAACTCCACCATGCTGGTGGTGACGCTGGCCAGGTCCCTGGAAAGGCTGGTTGATAGGGATGTGCCGAGGAACCTGCTTAAGTTTCGAATCCTGTGCGCAGGCAAACAAGAGAAGATCGAGGAG GGTAGCTACCTGTCCATCACCGTGTACATCGAGGACGTGAACGACAATGCGCCCGAATTTCTCAACGTGCCTTACGTGGTTGATGTGGATGAGAATACCTCCATTGAGAGCATTGTCTTTGAGGGGGTGCAGGCCTTTGATCGCGATAAGCCAAATACCCCCAACTCCGAGGTGCACTTTAGCATGTCCACGGTGCCGGAGCAACTGTCGGCGGACGGCAGTCCCTACTTCGCCCTCAAGAGTCCCCATCGACCGCTGCTGATTCTGAAGCGAGAACTGGACTTTGATAATGGGATCCGGCAGTTTAAACTGCCCATCTTCGCCTGGGATCGAGGCACTCCCGCCAACCAGGCCAATACCACGATCACCATTAATGTGCGGGATGTGGACGATCTGCCACCCAAGTTTACGGAGGGAGTGTATCGCACTCGGCTCAATGAGTTCTACCCAATGACTGGAGTTCCCATCAGGATACCCCTGTACTTTGCCCCGCCCATAATGGCCTTCGATCAGGACTCTCTAAATGCCTCGCTCGTGTACGACATTATCTCGGGCAATGAGCGGCAGCTGTTCCGGGTGAATCCTCACAACGGCGTCATGTACCTGCAGAAGGAAATCGATCTGGAGGAGGAGAGTCTTCCGGGCAACACATTCGTCCTGCAGCTGGAGGCGCGCCAGAAGGACAATCCTCTTAAGAAAGCCCTAGCGCG CATCGAAGTGGAGGTCCTGGATTTGAATGACAATGTTCCCGAGTTCGAGGCGGATTTCTATAATATCTCCATTGTGGAGAACCTGCCCACAGGCTTCAGTGTGCTGCAGGTGAATGCCGTGGATCGAGATCAGGGCGAGAACTCGGAGTTCCTGTACAATTTGGTAGAGACCAAGGATGCTGCTGGAGCCTTCCGCATCGATTCCCGTACGGGCTGGATTACTGTGCGGGATGATCGATTGCTGGATCGCGAGCAGCGAAGGTCCATCCAGTTGAACGTGGAGgctctggagaggaatccctCTTATTTGGATGACAAGCATCTCAAAGTGCCGGGTCCCAGTAAGGTACAAGTGGAGATCACTCTGCTGGACACCAACGATAATACACCAAAGTTCGAGCATGGCAATCTCTATGAGTTCAAGGTGCCCATTACCGCTCCCACGGGCTATGTGATTGGTCAGGTGGCGGCCAACGATCCGGATGAGGGTCCCAATGGCAAACTGCTGTACGAGTTGCAGCGCCCCAAGGGCAGTGGTTATATTCCCTTCCGGCTGGACAACAAGAACGGAACCATTTACGTGGGCGGACCTTTAAGGAGGGGACGCATCGCTGTCTTTGTGGAGGCCAGTGACCAGCCCACCAATCCCTCGGAGAGACGATTCTCGCTGGCGGTGATTACCATTGAAGTGTATGCCACTATCGATGACCAGGCCATTGACTTTGTGGGAGCTCCCTACGAATTTTGGGTGGGGGCCAATACCCCGCTAGGCACTTCGGTGGGTCAGGTTCGAACCACTCTGATCTACGATGACGAGGACGAAATCATGTACGATCTCCTGCACACATACTCGGAAGGAGTGCCCTTCGCCATCGAGGAGAGGTCGGGCATTATCACCGTGATCCGCGAGCTGTCAGAATTCAAGAGAAAGGTGTACCATTTCGAGGCTGTCGCCAATTAC CTATTCGCCAACTCCTCACAATCACTGATCATGTCGCGGAGCTCTTCCCCCCTGACCACCATTTCCGCCCCGGCTGAACTCAGCGACGAAGGTGTGCTCATCACCAATCTGACCATTCGGATTGTTAACAAACCGGAGCAGAAGGTGCCACTGAGACCTGTCATAGA GGAGATCAACATGAACGTGATCAATTTCCATGTGGAGGAAAACGTGGTCGGTGGAATCATTGGCCAATTGCTGTACAAGAATGGTCTTAATCTGGTAAACAATGAACTGGGCAGCTTCCGGGAAATGCCTGCCTCCGAGGGAACAACCTCCAGAAATCTCACCATGGGCAGCAGATTCCGCAGTCGGAACCGGAGTCGCAGCTCCAAGTCCAAGCGGCGGCTGCCCAGACGCCTGGCGGGGGACACAAACCTGAAGCTTCGCTACATCATTGCCAACCAGCAGGAGGTGGTGAACAAGATCTCAATCACTGAGGATGGAACTCTGCTCACCCTTATTGGTCTGGACAGGGAGCAGCAGGCCAGCTATGAGCTGACAGTGATTGTGGAATACAGCACGGGTCTGGTGAGTGGCGCCGGCATCTACCAGGTGAACATCAAGGTGGACGACGTCAACGACAATGCTCCCAAGTTCAATGCTCTCACCTATGTGGGACTGATCAACGAAAACTGCGCCGTGGGCACGGAGCTATCGATGAACCATGCAATCCTCATCCAGGATGGCGACGAGGGCGTCAATGCGGAGTTTAGAGTGCAGCTGCAGGGAGATTACAGCGAGGAGTTCAGCATCGAGTATGTGAATGTTAGCTCGGCTCTGGCAGGCAATTCCAGCCATCACAAAATGTCATCCACAACGGGCGCTTTCAACATCTTTAACCTCACGGATCAGTGGAACGACGAGTTCAAGTACCAGGAACTGCACACCACCTTTATGCAGACGAACTTCAAGCTCAGCTCGGGACCTTATTTCCGGATTACCTACACGGGAAAGCGAGGTTTGGATAGGGAGAAGCAGCAACTATACAATCTGAAGATCATAGCCGCCGATAGCGGAGGCCTCTCGGGATATGCCCACCTTACTATCCTAGTGGCAGATGTCAACGACAATCCACCGATGTTTGAGCGCATCTCGGTGTTCAAGGACTCGCGTTTGGAAATCCGCGAATACACCACCGATATGGAGATCTACTTTGTGGAGAGTTCCAGTGGCCTGGCAGCTCCAGTGGCCACGGCTGCCATGATGTTGGCACCGCCTCCGTATCACATTCCCGGATCGCCAAGACTGCATCCGGAGCATAGAGAGCGCTCTGTGGGAGGCAGTGTGGCTCTGGGCGTGGTGGCCAGGGCTAAGTCACGGCGCCGAATGGTCCGTGCGACGACTGTTAAATGCCCTTTGTTTGCCATCTACGAGGACACCCCGGTGGGGACTAAGCTGCTTCAGCTGAGTGCCAGCGATGAGGACTTTGGCAAGAATGCCCAGCTGCACTACGAGGTGCGGGGCGAGCAGGTGGAAAGGACTCCGGGAATGCCACTGCTGCGGGTTCAGGGAGTGCGGTACTTTGCCGTCGATAAGCTCACCGGTGAGGTCTCGGTCAACTATCCGCTTGCGGCAAACATAGAAATATGGCTGAACTTGACAGTGACCGATATTGATGGTCTCAAGGACTCAACCTGCCTGCGATTCACAGTAATGGATGTGAATAATCATGCGCCGACATTCAAGAAGTCCTGGTACAGTTTCGATACCCCGGAGGGGGAGTACAAGGACAGCGTTCTGGGTCAGCTGATGGCCATCGACATGGACTTTGGCGAGAATgcaaatattacgtatacgctcAGTGACCTGCAGCTGCCGTTTAGCATAAAACCTGCTTCCGGAGTGCTGAAAATCAGCGGACAGCTGGACAGGGAGTTAAAGGACAAGTTTAGCTTCCAGGTGATAGCCAGGGATAATGCTCCGCTGATGCAGCGGATGTCCAGTAGTGTGGACGTGGAAGTGAATGTCCTGGACATCAACGACAATCGTCCCGAGTTCATTGGCTACGACGATCAGACCAAGGCCGTGAAGTATATACCTAATGTGGCGGATAGAACGATGATGTTGCCGGTGTACAAGGCATATCTGGACAGAGGTACCCAGCCGGGCACTTTTGTGAGACAACTCACCGCCATAGACAAGGATAATGtgggcaatggcaatggcctCGTCCTGTACTCCATCCGACACCAGGAAATGCAAGCTCCCCTCTTCCAGATCGACTCCAGAGATGGCACCATCTCCACGGTGTCCCGGATCAATGGCTACAATGACTATGAGCACCTGAATGTCTCGGTTATAGCCTCGGATGTGGGGAGTCCGGCTTTATCGGCCACAGCTGTGGTGATCGTAAACCTGCAGGGTCAGGCAGTCACGGATCCGCCCAAGCCTACTCCGAAACCCGAGCCACCGGCAAACGTGACCATCTTCCAGCATGCCTACTATGAGGTCAAGCTCGTGGAGAATAATGAAGCCCCCATCGAGGTAATGCGACTGAACCTCACAACCGGCCTTAATCCCGAGAACTATCGCTGGTCCCTGTGGCTGGAAGAGGGTCTGGATGAAACGGATGCCCATCCACCCTTCGAGTACGATGCCAAGAACATGCTGTTGTATGCTCTAAAGCCCTTCGATAGGGAACACATTGCCCGCTACCAACTCAGGATTCGAGCAGATCGATTAAGTCGAGAGGCTAGGAACTTCGCCAGGGTCTCCTATCCTGTGGTGGACGAGCGGATCGAGGGTCTTTCGCCCAACGAGTGTCGGATTCTGGTTCACATAACGGATGAGAACGATAATGCGCCCAAGTTCCGGGGAAACGGACAACCCATTGTAGCCGTTCTGCCGCAAAGTGCCAGCTTTGGATACCCGGTGACCCGGGTGGTGGCCACCGACTTGGACGAGGGTCTCAATGCCGAGATCCGCTACCGTCTGCTCAACGAGCCCACTCGCCTCTTCGGCATCGACGAACTGTCGGGCAATATTAGACTCCTGGGTGATTTGCCTCGCGACGAACGCATCTACGGCTTCGATGTAAAAGCCACAGATCGCAGCGGCGCAGACGATGGACGCAGTGGCATTGTCAATGTATTTGTGTACATCATTGACGAGTCCAAACAGGTGCGCCTGGTGGTGGCCGGAGTTCCCGTGGAGGTGGAACGCCGCATAGACGGCCTAATGGAGGCTCTCAGCGATGCCATTGGAAAGGATGTGCGAGTGAGATTGCTGGAGCCGTATTCCGGAGGACTAGAGGCAGC CACCAATGCCTATATCTATGCCGTCGATCCGCACACGAATTCCATTATGGAAATGGAGCAACTTCAGGA CTCCCTGGCGGGCCTCCAACTGGACGCactgcagttgcagcagcagaaactgGACGGCTCTAAGCCGATGCCCCGAATTATTGAGCTGGCCGAGTTTGGACAGTCACCGAGACCCACGCACGCCTCCGCAGCTAGCTTCATGGGAGGACTGGAGTTTGTGACGGTGGTTCTCCTGGCCCTGGTCACCCTGGGGGCACTGATAGCCGCCTGCTGTTACCTGTGTCTGCGCCAGAAACG ACGCCTTTGGTCGCAACGAGATTTCTCAGCCTCGGATGCCGGTCTCACCTATACCATCGCCGACATCGGGTCCGGTCGCGGCCAGAAGCAACGCcgccagcggcagcagcggcacacACAGCGTTGCAGCAAAGGCAGCAGTACTGGAAGCCAGCGACCCACTAGCGCCTTCATGCCAGAGTCCGTGTGCTCTTCCGCGCAGACGCAGTCGACGGCCACCGCCACCGAGAAGCTGGAGCAGCAGttgcatcatcatcaccagcagcaggccTTGGCCacgcaacagcagcaccaccagtaCCTGAACGA gcaacagcgtcagcagcagcagcagcgggaaTACATCGATGTGCCACTGCCCAAGTCCATTGCCAAGGCTGCTgcggcagcagtagcagcagccgGGGGAGCAGGCGGAGCCGGTGATGGCACTGTGGGCGTCGGTGGCACCCCATTTGTGCTCAAGTACAACGCCTGTCAGCCGGTGACCAATTT AAATAATTACGAAACCTCGTTGTTTTCGCTGCACTCAACGGGCCAGGACTCTGGGGTGGAGTTCCTGAGCAGTCGCGAGCTGTACGAAACCTCGCCAGACTCCTTCCAACACAGTGGCTCAAAGCGTAGCAAAAATCCGGAGGTACTCTGTCCCAGGCATGCCAAGGCTCACTTGGAGCTGCGCCAACATCCGCCCAACACAGACAGCAG TGACACCTACGAGGACTCGCTGAAGACCGATGAGCCCTTGGTGGCCCACAATTGTCGCGAGCACCGACAGCATCCGCAGAACCATCATCCGCATTACCAGAACACGCGCTTCGAAAAGCGCTCCTGCGTGCGGCACTCATTCTCCGGGGTGAAGGACGACCTCATGCAGCACTCGCCACAGATATCGCTGCGCCCGCGGGGCCATGCCCTGCGCAACTCCATGAACGACCTGGAACAGCGGCTCCACAACCTGGAGCAGTCTTTTCGCCGGCCGCTTGAATTTAGCAAATCGAACTCGTTGTTTTAG
- the LOC108077790 gene encoding glutathione S-transferase 1-1, with product MDFYYRPGSAPCRSVLMTAQALGVEFDKKVVINTRAGEQLKPEYLKINPQHTIPTLHDNGFALWESRAIMVYLVQKYGKDDKLYPKDVQKQALINQRLYFDMGTLYKSFADYYYPQIFFKKPADPESYKKIEVAFEFLNTFLEGQTYSAGEDYSLADIAFLSTVSTFDVAGFDFKRYSNVAKWYENAKKLTPGWEANWAGCLEFRKYFDN from the coding sequence ATGGACTTCTACTACAGACCCGGATCTGCGCCCTGCCGCTCTGTTCTGATGACGGCCCAGGCCTTGGGCGTAGAGTTTGACAAGAAGGTGGTGATCAACACCCGTGCCGGCGAGCAGCTAAAGCCAGAGTACCTGAAGATCAATCCCCAGCACACGATCCCCACGCTGCACGACAATGGCTTCGCCCTGTGGGAATCGCGGGCTATCATGGTTTACCTGGTGCAGAAGTATGGCAAGGACGATAAGCTCTATCCCAAGGATGTCCAGAAGCAGGCGCTGATCAACCAGCGGCTGTACTTCGATATGGGCACGCTTTACAAGAGCTTTGCGGATTACTACTACCCGCAGATCTTCTTCAAGAAGCCAGCCGATCCGGAGAGCTACAAGAAGATCGAGGTGGCCTTCGAGTTCCTGAACACCTTCCTTGAGGGTCAGACCTACTCGGCTGGCGAGGATTACAGCCTGGCGGACATTGCCTTCTTGTCCACCGTTTCCACCTTCGACGTGGCCGGCTTCGACTTTAAGCGGTACTCCAACGTGGCCAAGTGGTACGAGAACGCCAAGAAGCTCACTCCCGGCTGGGAGGCCAACTGGGCCGGATGCCTCGAATTCCGCAAATACTTCGACAACTGA